One segment of Myxocyprinus asiaticus isolate MX2 ecotype Aquarium Trade chromosome 41, UBuf_Myxa_2, whole genome shotgun sequence DNA contains the following:
- the LOC127431982 gene encoding neuritin: MGLTLTGRYISLFLAVQIAYLLQAVRAAGKCDTVFKGFSNCLLRLGDNMANYPQELDEKENLQTICTYWDDFHSCATTALADCQEGATDLWEKLKKESRNLDFRGSLFELCAGGNGASRSTVPFGLTLILTALSALVTWLQF; this comes from the exons ATGGGATTAACTTTGACCGGAAGATATATTTCATTGTTTCTTGCTGTTCAAATAG ccTATTTGCTACAGGCGGTTCGAGCGGCAGGGAAATGTGATACAGTGTTCAAAGGTTTCTCAAACTGCCTGCTTCGACTGGGAGATAACATGGCCAACTATCCACAGGAGCTGGACGAGAAGGAAAACCTTCAGACCATCTGCAC TTACTGGGATGATTTCCATTCATGTGCGACCACTGCTCTGGCAGACTGTCAGGAGGGAGCCACAGATCTGTGGGAGAAGCTGAAAAAAGAGTCCAGAAATCTGGACTTCCGCGGCAGCCTGTTTGAACTGTGTGCTGGCGGGAACGGCGCGAGCAGATCAACGGTTCCGTTCGGCTTAACGCTGATACTAACGGCACTGTCTGCTCTCGTGACGTGGCTTCAGTTTTAA